Proteins encoded within one genomic window of uncultured Sphingopyxis sp.:
- a CDS encoding AraC family transcriptional regulator: MRDRLDSICEQVRRHALSPYCETPVPRLVVATQCAPTSEIATVYEPVTCLILQGTKQVAIGDQVLRYDASSYFVASLDLPAVGRVVEATPDKPYVAAALRLDRAALADLIASMDPAGIGHAPPGDLAGFAVASVTEELVEAWAGLLGLLDRPDDVAMLAPMREREILYRLLQGPLGAQLCAIAQEDSRLSRVRRAILWMHEHFDKMLPTATLAEIAGMSVASFHRHFKAATAMSPLQFQKTLRLLAARRLLAGGSETSRAAYSVGYESASQFSREYARAFGLPPSRDAERLRGAAQVEAAAAWG, translated from the coding sequence ATGCGGGACAGGCTCGACTCGATCTGCGAACAGGTGCGGCGCCACGCGCTTTCTCCCTATTGCGAGACGCCCGTGCCGCGGCTCGTCGTCGCGACGCAATGCGCGCCGACGAGCGAGATCGCGACCGTTTACGAGCCCGTCACCTGCCTGATCCTGCAAGGAACGAAGCAGGTTGCGATCGGCGACCAGGTGCTGCGATACGATGCGTCGAGCTATTTCGTCGCCTCGCTCGACCTGCCCGCGGTCGGCCGGGTGGTCGAGGCGACCCCCGACAAGCCCTATGTCGCGGCGGCGTTGCGCCTCGACCGCGCGGCGCTCGCCGACCTGATCGCCAGCATGGATCCCGCAGGCATCGGCCATGCGCCGCCGGGCGACCTCGCGGGCTTTGCCGTCGCGTCGGTGACCGAGGAGCTGGTCGAGGCGTGGGCGGGGCTGCTCGGGCTGCTCGACCGGCCGGACGACGTCGCGATGCTCGCGCCGATGCGCGAGCGCGAGATCCTCTATCGCCTGCTGCAAGGGCCGCTCGGCGCGCAACTCTGCGCGATTGCGCAGGAGGACAGCCGGCTGTCGCGGGTGCGGCGCGCGATCCTGTGGATGCACGAGCATTTCGACAAGATGCTGCCGACCGCGACGCTGGCGGAAATCGCGGGGATGAGCGTTGCCTCCTTCCATCGTCATTTCAAGGCCGCGACCGCGATGAGCCCGCTGCAGTTCCAGAAGACGCTGCGGTTGCTTGCGGCGCGGCGGTTGCTCGCGGGGGGCAGCGAGACGAGCCGCGCGGCTTACTCGGTCGGATATGAGAGCGCATCGCAGTTCAGCCGCGAATATGCCCGCGCCTTCGGCCTGCCGCCGTCGCGCGACGCCGAGCGGCTGCGCGGCGCGGCGCAAGTGGAGGCCGCCGCGGCTTGGGGTTAG
- a CDS encoding GNAT family N-acetyltransferase — MFTHRIATPADLEALRAVMALAIAELQKGFLSPEQIAASNAVMGLDTQLIADGTYFIVEEGEQIAGCGGWSHRATLYGGDHSTDLRDPAPLDPAVDAARIRAMYTHPASARRGVGRLVMALCEDAARAAGFRRAEMIATLSGEPLYRACGYAAVEQVEAPGPNGVAVPLIRMGKALD, encoded by the coding sequence ATGTTCACGCACCGCATCGCCACCCCCGCCGACCTCGAAGCCCTGCGCGCGGTGATGGCGCTCGCGATCGCCGAACTGCAAAAAGGCTTCCTCTCCCCCGAACAGATCGCCGCGAGCAACGCCGTCATGGGGCTCGATACCCAGTTGATCGCCGACGGCACCTATTTCATCGTCGAGGAAGGCGAGCAGATCGCGGGTTGCGGCGGCTGGTCGCATCGCGCGACGCTCTATGGCGGCGACCACAGCACGGACCTGCGCGACCCCGCCCCGCTCGACCCCGCGGTCGACGCCGCGCGCATCCGCGCCATGTATACGCATCCCGCCTCTGCGCGGCGCGGCGTCGGCCGCCTGGTAATGGCCTTGTGCGAGGATGCGGCACGCGCCGCCGGGTTTCGCCGCGCCGAAATGATAGCGACGCTGTCGGGCGAACCGCTCTACCGCGCTTGCGGCTACGCCGCCGTCGAACAGGTCGAGGCGCCCGGCCCCAATGGCGTCGCGGTCCCGCTCATCCGCATGGGAAAGGCGCTCGATTGA
- a CDS encoding cold-shock protein gives MPIGTVKFFNTDKGYGFIENEDGSGDSFVHITAVQAAGMDTLHKEQRVSYELETGKNGKISAINLQSA, from the coding sequence ATGCCCATCGGCACCGTAAAATTCTTCAACACCGACAAGGGTTACGGCTTCATCGAGAATGAAGACGGCTCGGGCGACAGCTTCGTCCACATCACCGCGGTCCAGGCCGCGGGCATGGACACGCTCCACAAGGAGCAGCGCGTCTCCTACGAACTCGAAACCGGCAAGAACGGCAAGATTTCGGCGATCAACCTCCAGTCGGCCTGA
- a CDS encoding SDR family NAD(P)-dependent oxidoreductase, protein MTQFNAKSTTDDVLAGVDLSGKRFLVTGVSAGLGVETARALVAHGADVVGAARDLAKAEAATAEVREAAKAGGGSFEIVALDLASLASVRAAADKLIADGRGFDVVITNAGVMAAPFGKTADGFETQFGTNHLGHFAFVNRIASLIEDGGRLVSLASAGHHFADVDLGDPGFDRSDYDPWVAYGRSKTANILFAVEFDRRHRGRGVRAAAVHPGGIQTELSRHLDDGAIEALIEQINAAARAAGDEAFEFKSIPQGAATSVWAAAVADPAEIGGRYLEDCQVAGLANEGSGNRGVRAYALDPQNAKALWAKSEEMVGERF, encoded by the coding sequence ATGACCCAGTTCAACGCCAAATCGACCACCGACGACGTGCTTGCGGGCGTCGACCTGTCGGGCAAGCGCTTCCTCGTCACCGGCGTGTCGGCCGGGCTCGGCGTCGAGACCGCCCGCGCGCTCGTCGCCCATGGCGCCGATGTCGTCGGCGCAGCGCGCGACCTTGCCAAGGCCGAAGCCGCGACGGCCGAAGTGCGCGAGGCCGCCAAGGCCGGCGGCGGCAGCTTCGAGATCGTCGCGCTCGATCTCGCCTCGCTCGCCAGCGTCCGCGCCGCCGCCGACAAGCTGATCGCCGATGGCCGCGGGTTCGACGTCGTCATCACCAACGCCGGCGTGATGGCGGCGCCCTTCGGCAAGACCGCCGACGGTTTCGAGACGCAGTTCGGCACCAATCACCTCGGCCACTTCGCCTTCGTCAATCGTATCGCGTCGCTGATCGAGGACGGCGGCCGCCTCGTCAGCCTCGCTTCGGCGGGACACCATTTCGCGGACGTCGATCTCGGCGATCCCGGCTTCGACCGCAGCGATTATGATCCGTGGGTCGCCTATGGCCGGTCGAAGACCGCGAACATCCTCTTCGCGGTCGAATTCGACCGCCGTCACCGGGGGCGCGGCGTCCGTGCGGCGGCAGTTCACCCGGGCGGCATCCAGACCGAGCTTTCACGCCACCTCGACGACGGCGCGATCGAAGCCCTGATCGAACAGATCAACGCCGCGGCGCGCGCCGCCGGCGACGAAGCGTTCGAGTTCAAGTCGATCCCGCAGGGCGCGGCGACCTCGGTCTGGGCGGCCGCGGTCGCCGATCCGGCCGAGATCGGCGGGCGCTATCTCGAGGATTGCCAGGTCGCCGGGCTCGCCAACGAAGGGAGCGGGAACCGGGGGGTGCGCGCCTATGCGCTCGATCCCCAAAACGCGAAGGCGCTGTGGGCCAAGAGCGAGGAGATGGTCGGCGAGCGCTTCTGA
- the infA gene encoding translation initiation factor IF-1, whose amino-acid sequence MTKEELMTFEGQIDEILPDGRFGVILENGHRVIVYTAGRMRRFRIRSVVGDAVRVEMTPYDLSRGRLVYRERGSGPVTPSQRKRRGL is encoded by the coding sequence TTGACCAAAGAGGAACTGATGACCTTCGAAGGGCAGATCGACGAGATTCTGCCTGACGGGCGCTTCGGCGTCATACTCGAAAACGGTCATCGGGTGATCGTCTATACGGCGGGCCGGATGCGGCGTTTCCGCATCCGGTCGGTCGTCGGTGACGCCGTGCGCGTCGAAATGACGCCTTATGACCTCAGCAGGGGCCGCCTCGTCTACCGCGAACGCGGCAGCGGGCCGGTTACGCCGAGCCAGCGCAAGAGGCGCGGGCTCTAA